The stretch of DNA atcaAACCAATCTAGTACAGATCATAAATACGTGTTAATAGCTCATTGTAGCAATAAAAAGGCTGTTATTGAATTATCGTACAACATCTTGAACACAAACAATGTAACGAATTTTCCGTAgaatcttttttattcattgccTCTTTTTGGTATGATaccaaaaagtttaaattgcttttgatAAACTTTGtcatgtgattttattttttttctaaattttaagcATACTGGTtcttttaagagtttttcAGTAAAATCTTTAAGATCTAAACAAGAAAAGTACAAAATTTCTGCTTTTATTATATCCTGGCTAATTTTGTTTCATATATGTATTTcggaaaagatatttttttcctacgTGGTGATTGTGGATTTAcactaaaaagaataaaaatcaacactCTTATTGTTGAATGCACTATAGATttattaatgataaaaaacaatgaatattttatttatgggCATACGTAATTAACCCATTTACCCTATCCTAGAATCTTtatgaatttgataaaattttaaaaatgccaTATCCATAAGAAATCACAGCTAAGACTTTTCTTACGcgttttatgcaaaattccaATATTATTGATTGataattgacttttcttgaCCGTAAATccaaacatacatacatatgtacgaCGTACGtacatattttgcaaaatattcctcaaaatCGATACAccagatttttttgcaatttcgcGTATTTTTTATGAACGTAAACTTTGCTTTCCGTGGATTctaatttcctcaatttttaaattcgggtatttcattgagaagaaaagtaGTGAAtcagtgataaaaaaaaatattcaaaaaaaaaataatctcacaGCTAACTTATTATATACGCATCAGTAGTGGAAGAAATTGGTTTGttctgaataatttcatgatgCTGTGAAATCACAATACACAATTATTTCATCACCTTATCAGAATAGGAAGAAATCTCAGCAAATTCTGCATTGATAAGACGAAGGGCAATAAAATTATCGTGGTTTTTACATTTCAGTGGtttatttaaatctctttaaacTCTACATACATGGAATTATATCACGTTTAATTTACGCCTTAGAGtgtatttaatagaaaaaaaattatatatggcTCTTTTATCTAACGAAAACATATTacccaaaaattattgtttattcttcaaaatattttgtttctcTTTACATCGTTGAGCTTAATTTACTCCTTCTGCAAGTACTCATCGAAGAGGTAGAGAGACAAGGCGACCTGACTCTTCTCCTGCATGAAGTGCTTGAGATCGTTGGCGTATCCAGAGAACTTGCGAATTGTTTCAGCTTGATCCTCAAAGTATTTCTCTTCGATATGATGGGCAAGTTCTGCATCGTAGCGAGCAGAGTGGTTGGTGTGATTGGCATGGGAGACGGAGTGGTGAATGTGATGGGCAGATTTTGcgaggaatttctcattttccagcACAATTGCCACACTGTGGAGCTCATCAAGTTCCAGGGTATGCTCAAAGAGATGGCGTGGTTTTTCGACTTTGCGGAATTCCATCTTTCCACCACGTTTGGTAATGTGCTTGATCAAATCGATACCATTATTCCATGACCTGTCAGACAACTCGCGGAATTTCTTGGCGAATCCTGGGCGATTTTTCACGTGAGTGTTGTATTTCGATGACAACAGGAGATACTCGAAAGATGATTGAATTTGCATCATGGTAAACTCCTGCAGTGCCGATTGGGCATGTGGAAAGCCCGCGTAGATTGCATTGCAATTGGGGAGGTTGTCGTCAGGgtctttatgaaaaaaatatttttatcatgaaATTGCCTCATTCCTATTTGTCGAGTCACTAATGGTCACTATACTGTGTGAACAAAGAGAGAGTATACTCTCGGGTACTTTTAGCAGATAGCCATGAATCATAATAGAATAACTTGCAAATGGTTTACACATGAGAATCCCACTACTTTCCTGACGGGTATAATGCGCAAttaaagaatggaaaatttcactaaaatgaGGGCAATTCTTTAGGGATTGACTTTGATTGGAGTGTTTGGAATTAGTTATAATCTTTCTTCAATAATAATATTAGATAGAATActgtaaaaatgaaatattttacttacTGTTATTGCTGCAAGTATTCTCAACATCAACATAGCAATGGTTTGTTGCAGAAGTGCCAACAATGGCAAGAGCGATGGTAACAAGAGCcacgaagattttcattgtgaaacctttggaaaatatgaacaaaatgtattttattgtaaaatacaATAGGGTCCCgaagaatattctaaaagaTTGCGcggaattttttcaataagacAGTAATTTCGTATTGTGATGAAACTTCAATGGACTTCCTTGATTTCACGCGACactttttcatgaaaattaccTCAATAGAAGGGTAAAATGTGGTATTACCTCTTATTTCGACAATTAAATCTTCACAAAAATGGATTAGAAAGTCACAAAGATTGAATTTTGCACGACAGATAGTCTCAATGCTGTGGTATTCACTGTAATGGCGACTTAAATGTCAGACCTGTGAGTATTTTGTGGTGCTGCACACATCACACACACTGCATGGAGGGGCAGAAAATGATAAGGCCAGCTGTGTGTGTTGGTGGCGTTTTTCTTTGTGTAGCTGCGTATGATTCAGCGTTTTCCTATACGGATACACCAACACATGGGGGAAATGCCATTGGATTGGTTATTTTGAATGACGCTTCAGAAAATTTTGTTCGTTCCGTgtggaaaagttttgttcTCGGACTTGCAGTAAAAACTTGTTGTCGAGCAGTGTGAAAAGATCTCGTTATAAGTGAATATCGtggtaaaatatttcatcagtTATTCAATTGTTGCCAATCTATCTACTGTCCATTGACGATTGAGTATATCAGTCGAAACCCTTCTGTACCAGTGCGTATAAAGGTTTTGACCACATCGCGAAATTAATCGAGTTTTCTCTCAGTTTGGACAAATTAGtgaacaattttctcatttcaatttttgtgttaaattcTCTGTGAACTCCAGAACATAAAGATGAAGCACCTATTTGCTATTGCGATTCTATTCTCCGTGGCCTTTGTCGCCTCTGCAGATCTCAAATGTaagttttttctcattttcccctCATTCCTACTACATAATTAGGTCAATTCTATAAAAAGTCTaatcaattgcaaaatatttcatcattGCAAATACTTATCAGCAAAATATAAGCTATTGCGTCGgagaaattctctaaaaagaattctttttgacATTTGGCACATAACCTCTCGCCTTGTACTTTCCGTGGTGGGATTCTAGTATGCATGCGTGTCACTTACGGACCAATTGATATGTGGTCGGCCTTGGACAATCTTGAGGTTGACGCCTCACTgctgaaattataaattttacctCGATTGCAAAAGATagtggagaaaatttattgatttgtaATACTATTGTCTCTCAAATACCCTCCTTTCATCCACTCCAACTTTCAACTTTCAACAATCAATTAAGCTCTtatctttttgtgaaaaacaCGCGCTTCTCAGAGCTAGAGAGATAGAAGAGCTAAAAGCGTATGCATGGAACAATCTCGATGTTTTCTGAATTCTTTGTGCCAatgaagtggaaaattttcaagaagttATTGCTAACAACAATGTATTAGATGTCCTTTATGTCAATGCATTGATGATCACTCTTACAAGAATGTCTTTATTCTTATATCAttctaataagaaaaaaaacgcaaaaggatatttaaattgctttttatgtGAGAGCgagatataaattttttatcattgctaaataaattgaaactacatacatacatcaGCTTAGCTGTCTTTGTTTTAGTTGATATGGGAGGGCAATCGGACAAAATAACAGTgtcactgttttttttttaaattatttttcaaacgaacgatttttttcaaatataaaatcaaaaaaagaaatgaaataatgtACAATGAGGACTTACATACGTCCTAGATctatcttaaattaaaaattaaggcTAAGCTAGCAGAAAAGGTAGAAGAGGTTCTACTTTGTCACGAATCAAACCTACTTTACTTCCTTGTCTTTTATTAGGTCTctgttatttataaaaaaaaaaagttgaaaaataaatattatcaaaaatacttcagagggaattttcaaaaaaaaaaaaaaaattttaaatttagtaaCTTCCTTCTGTAAGTTTTATCGAAATACAGGTTCATTAGAATAAAACAatattcttgagaaatttttaaagagttgcttatgacaaaaaaaaaacataatttgaTTAGATACTGATACTGGGTATGTACCTACGTTACTAAGGAAGAGAAAGATATCACTTTCTAAATCTACTAAATCCAAAAGTGAACGAACAATGAACAAAAGACTTTATTAGATCAAAACGTACTTAAAGACTATGTTATTgacttttagtaaaaaaaaatctatattttatCAGTGCGTACTTTTGAATTGTTTCGTAAAAGGGGTAAAATGAAAGTCGGCGCCATCACCTCTAATCAGTCAttcaaaagattaaaaatcattGTAAAGTCGtaggcaataaaatttaatttatgactATCTTTCATTCCGTAAATAGGTAGCATTGATATGCCTGCAGTTCCAACGGAATGGTTGGACATGTTCAAGAAATGCATCGAATCAATGCGCGATCAGATTCAGAAAGAAGTTGATGCCTCAATGACATACCTGGCAATGGGAGCCTATTTTTCACGGGACACAGTCAATCGTCCAGGATTTGCAAAACATTTCTTTGAAGCAGCCTCGGAGGAGCGCGATCATGCCAATAAACTCATTGAATATCTTCTCATGCGTGGCGGTTTGAACACCTTCAATGAGACAAGTATGATTACTGATCTCATCAAAGTTAAGGTAAATTTCTCAagtcatatttttttacttttttttatatttatttattattttataattttgtgtAGCTTgtggaaaatacaaaatggaaTAGTGGAGTAGAGGCTTTGAAGGATGCACTGAAACTCGAAGCTGAGGTTACTGAAAGCATCCGTGGTGTGATTAAGGCATGTGAAGGAGATAAGAACGACTACCATTTAGTCGACTATCTTACTGGTGTATTCTTGGAGGAGCAATATCATGGACAGCGTGAGCTTGCCGGCATGATTTCCACTCTGAGCAAGATGATGAACACTCACGGTACTATTGGAGAGTTCTTGTACGATAAGACACTCCTTGATTAGATTCCGTGGTGCCATCTCTTCAACTTATGTACCATCAAAAGcatgaattaaaattacaaaaaaaaacaataaagagaaattacTTTAGTTAATATAATATATGTACGTAGAAATCTGCGCCACAGGAAATGACTGTGATGAGTCAGCCATTCTCGGGAGTATCCTAATCactattttattcatttacatttcttttggtttattttgtttattatgcattaaaaaaagaagatgatGTATTAATTAAGTTTTCAATAAACTCTACTCTTTGGAACCATGAGCTTTGTTTTCGGAATCAAAACTTCATAGACGCCGTTTTTCACAACATCAATCAGCCAGCAACCCCTCTCTGACCATTTTCGCATGACTGCCccgaaaaatgggaaaatagaAACATTTcgcatgaaaataatttggtcgtaaaattttatttatcgcAAACTTTATGGCACGTTCTATCATATTTGGACATCATCAGTGCAGACGCAGTAGGAAAGTTATGTGCTGATGCATGAGGCGTGTGGAAATGCGAGGGGTGGTCTTCAAAAACTCGGCAAAAGTGGCTGATGGACGAGTGGACAGTAAGTCCCCGCAAATCCTCTCTTATCCCCTATGACAAATATTCATCAATAAAGAAAGTGTAACCcttcagattttcttttatgcacATAGTGCTAGCTAAAGTTCACGTAAGGTGTTGGAGAAAGGTAAGTACAGTGataaatacttggtatgctaCGTAAGCAAAGTAAAAGAACATTCGCTTTCTAACAATTTAATCCAAAGTCTCTCACGTCggtgatataatttttttcttttaattttataagacTTTTTTATAAGAGATTaattatgatttaattttcctgcTTTTTAGTGATCAATGAAACAAttcaaattgaagaaaattttaaaattctgagACTTTTGGGTGCctaattaaagagaaaacgGTGCATAATGTTGCTCAGAAGGTGCTTATCAACTCCACCCACATCTAAACCAAGAAAAATAGGCTTAaacatgtatgtatgttatgttTCATGCAGGAAAATTCCTATATGTGTGACTCAAGTTATGACTTTATGGGGGTTGGGGTAGTTATGAGGCTTTTCCCTTGTGTCATCACGATTTGCGTGCGAATAAAAAGAATGGGCATTTggacaaataaatatttcaaggatttcCGCATGTAGCATTTGTAAATGCGAAACGACCCTTGATTGCTGAACTTTACGAAAGGTCTTAGAGGAGCTATGTAGTCGGATTACGTATTCTGACCATGTTGAGCCAGCTTTTCTCTTCGTGTACACACGGAGGAaagacaaattttaaaatcttaaaattcacCCCAAACTTTTCCATAATGTTGACCAGAgaaaggggagaaaaaaaattggcggaCATGTAAACGTGACAGATTGCCCAGAATGGGGATGTTTATTGCATAAATAAGAAGATATTCAAATATACACGTTTGGCCTTTTCATCCCTTATGTCTTCGACTGTATATTGATGTGATGATTTGTCAAGAAAATATAGCAATTTTGGCTTAGATCTCTATTTATCATTGCCCCACATCTAGACTCACCGAATTTGCGTTTGTAGAATTTTTCGAACATGCCACTCATATTAAATCGTAAAGGTAGTATTTTGTCCATTTCCTTCTGTGAAAAAAAGATACATAAATGCTTCGAAATGAGGGTGAAAATGATGTGCTTTGAATTTTgaacatcatttttttttagaaaataaaacttaattttcccCGCTATCCAGCTTAGAGTCATTATTCATAAAATGGGGTAGTGGTAAAAAGTCCTTTTTGGTCCTTTGGTACGCCTTCCACTAAGGCGCAATTTCAATTTACTGACTGAATATGGcatttaaattggaaaatcttttgcaCTCCCATAATATGATTTACggtgcaaaaaatatatacagaCAGAATACAAGGGGTCAAGGCTTCAAGAGACCAATGACTTGCAAGGGAAAGGCCACCCCCAAAGAAGGGTTCTTGAGtataaggaaaattgaaatgataCTTAAATTGAATTGTGGGGACCACATGTTCCTTTCTCCTTTATACATATTATTTACTTGAAGCGTTGAACTGAATTTCTTGGTGACAACAGGGTGCAATACATCTTGTTTAGAGAGGGTCGTAGTGAGATAGTTATCATCAATTCCGAGTTTTGTAACATTAATGCATTATGTTCATTAATGTAGTAATGTTGTGTAAGATGTACCTTCTACACGTGTTGcattttcaataacttttccttgaagaaaattgcgtCGCACAGTATCTACCCTAAACGCATTTTACCCTTCTAGCGTAACTTCTTCACCCCTTTTATTTCTATCTGAATAAGTAAGGCAAAGTGCAGAATGctaaatattgtaaattaaaaatgatttttttctgtcgaAAGGATTTGGGAAAAGGTGCCATAGTGCTGTGCTATGCATTCAATCATGCTTGGATATGAGGGTCGAGATTTTGCGGGACAGATAGCAGTGAGCACATTCACACTCAATTGATATTCAAAGCACAATCCTCGTCCAAACTAGTGCTTGGCTGGTGTCTGTTTATTCTTTTGGCTTCGTCAGGACAGTGCATCATCTCTGCCATCCACGTCTATCCTTATAGGGTTCCCCACCCACTCTGGTAGCTTTGGGCCACAGTTCAAAGAAAATAGCAtcttttttcctttgatttgATAGCAGTTACGGTCCATAGGACGTGCTTTGGTCCTTGgagtaaaatttttcacacacataCTTCTTCCTTAAGATGCCAAGTGTTCCGAATATAGTTGAGTTGCCCCAAGTTCTCTCTGGCATGTCATGTTCTGAACGTATATTCTGTCAAGGCATTGCGCTATAGCTATTGGTGTTCACGAAATAAATGTAAGCGTAAACACATAGTGGGGTATCAAAATATGGATGCAACAATGGTATAAAATACACCATCAATTCTTATGgtgaattcattttattttattttttaataataacaCATTTCCCTCAGCCAGACAGCTGAAGCcatggaataaatttgattacACCATCGTCTTTTGCTCTGCAAATACGGGGATGCTTTTCTTGCTCTTTTCGTGCTGCTgtacttttaatatttctttcgtGTTTCCACCCcaaaagagaatgaaaaaaaaatcaatcttaaATGCTATTGTTGCAGGATTCTTTCatgctataaaattaacaCTAACAACACTTATTTGAATAGCTTCGTTGAACATTCCTTTTGCGTTTAATTGTGAATATTCACGTGAAATCTTAAGAAAGCATGTAATGTTGCCGATAACCACAAGAGCTTCATTTACTTTCTTTAGGGTGTTGAATTCATTAGCAATCCAGCAGGGAGACCTCTATATGGTGTATATTTTTTGGATTCTCTCCTTTAGTATATATGAATGAGGGATGAATTGTGAGCGTAGCAactttttgtaataaaagaaaaccctTTTCTTACCCAAAAGGGGTGGCTCACAGCGTTTAAgacacaaaataattcaaagaattataCCCACCACTGCGGAGATTTATAAATCACATGGCTTAGGGTTTGTTGGTTTAAGAGGCATATTTTCGAGGGGATGAATATTCTTCTAAACTCTCAATACACCGAGAATACCTGCTGGCGAGATTTCCAATTTTCCCCGTTGTTCACCTAAGTAAGAAGTCACATACATACCTTCTCATCCCCCTACAGCATCTTCGCGAATTCCGTACAGCTTTGATGTGAGGACTTGAGCCATCTGCAAAGGGGGAGAATCTGCATGTCAACCAACAGCATAGAGGGTGACAAGGCTCATCCCCTCAGGAGGTGGTCAAATTCATGACCAGAATTTAGATGAACCAATTTTGGTTCAGTCAAGTGCGATGATGTGTGccaaattatacaaattttaatGGAGAACGTGTTGGTGGCTTCGAGGGTAGTGAGGCATTTTGAACCAACTGCAATTACAATTGTCGCCCGATATATataaagggttaaattgcgttgaaattgttaaaaatgtatactttacatgcttctacgagtcatttaacatttaaaaacctaattgtgttaaaaatttagtgTACAcctgtttaaatttttttttaattatttaaaattgaaattatgaCTTGAGTGATTTATAGCGAGTTAAATATGTGTATGAAGTAATTTACTTGAtttgtataataaattaaaaagtacaGGGTTCGGCCATCAACTtccaatttttaaatgaaagttcGAAAAGAAGGACACGAGCGCAATTTACCTCACATTTTAATgccttttaatgttatttaaaattatctggAAGATCTTTAAaggtaataaaattgaaagctttttttcaaatttgataaaataattttcctatttttttttaattccaaaacTAATAGGGAAGATTTATCTGAATGAagtgaaattgtttttttggaGAAAGAGAGCATcaacttttaattgaattttatttcaaaattgttatttgtttttttttattttaaatcatttcaataTGTCTCTTTTGGCATTAAAACTTCATTTATTTTGTCCGCAAGCCAATGATATAAATCAATGTTGAAAATTGACTCTGATCATGAATTTTTAGTCAGGAAATCCTTTCATCTCTGTCCACCAACATCCTGCGGCAATTCATTTCTCatccaattcaattttgtatcaataaaacaaacaaaaattttcaatttgttccTCAAAGTTTTTATTCCGGTTCAAACACATCCAAAAATGGGATTGACATCAAAAGGGGTAGTATATGCGTGGACGACCTCACACCGAGACAATCAAATCTGTAACATCGCTTTCCATGCTTTCTATCGAAAGGACTTCTAGCATTAGAACTCTGTGTGTTGAATTGTGCAGAAGAAACGACCCTGGGAAGAACATCAAAGAGTTGAAAGAATGTTGTGACTCTGAGAAAATGGTCCTAATTTTCATTCCTGTTTGTGTACTTTTACCAGAAAAGACTGTAGAAAGGGGTGGTCTTAgggaaagttttcttgaaataaaactcattgtttttatcatttttcacaaacgACAAGTcgttctttattttttatctttttattttgaaaagtcTGCGATTTATCAGTAATTATATATATCATAgagttatgtatgtatgcaatATTGGATAgataattatattattataatATAATCATAATAAATgtataatttacttttatattcATACACTCactttaatataatttttcaagggTTGTATGACATGAATATCTTgtataaaatttgcatttctgGTGGTGTGATAGTTGCTGTATTAGGTTTTTCTTACAAGGAGATGACCAAGCTGATGGGTCTTCGATTTGGCCCATCTTCGGGCAGGTGGTAGCTATGGGCCAAGGTGAATACCTCCCAAGAGGGTTGGTGCCAATGCGTCCTCCTTCTGCAGATATGCGTGGGTGTTGTGCTTTTGGCATGTCTTGGGTTTTTGACCAATATCTCGGTCTAGGGTTGATGGATTGCAATGAGCTTGGGATCGTTGGAAAGCTAGATAGATGGGCAACAAGTGGTCCGAAGAGACCAAAATTGTGGGGGCACCCCATGGGGCTCAAAAAGGGGCTTCTTTCGaacatttgcatttttctccaagaataaatatatatatgcgGATGGTTCATATACCATAAGATGGGGTTCATGGAGTTGTACAACTCGTCCATACATGACTTTCTTGTGCGACAACGttaaatatgagtttttttgcattttgtgaaaaatcagtgatttttgttcatttgttGCCATTTTGCGATGACAGCTCACAGGGTGCACCGGCTGATGTGTCTCCGTACAGTGGAAAAATCCCTTTGGGgagaattttgggattttcatgttttcttcGTGGCAGTATTCAATGGATTTGGGTGCTCCAGGATGATGACCATGCAATTGGACATTCTTTGGTGGTTGATGATGGCACATGCAATTAtgctatgtacattttttcaacaaaacaaatttattttctttctcaaaccTCTCCAATGCTCCCGTACGTGTCTCATTCGGTGCAAAATCatgcaaaattgttaaatatgaATGGTCAAGTGGTTGCCGATGGgcattgctatatatatttttcaacatttaccattctttttcctcttcaaaaaattgaagaaaatacaaattaaagggaaattttatgtGTGCGGTGGGTGATTGCTGCTGatggtaattttctttcttctactttttcttctttaaataaataaataaaattattatttatttaattggaaaaaataataaaattgttaattctattttcttcaccaacattttaattgaaagaaaattgaggaaatacgCATTTGATAAGGGAAATTGGTAAATGTGGTGGTCTGTTGctgatggaaatttttctctttttctcttttaatatacataattaccattttctttaccaatttcttcatattactttgaggtgatttttttttgttcatcttcaactatttgaagaaattggagaaaataatgaaattttgttaattgtgGTGGGtggtaaatttttctcttcttttgctccaatttatatttttcaatatttccctTTCTTCACCAACTTCTTCGTATtactttgaggtgatttttttcttcttcttcaatgacaacaatttttgaaggaatttaaaagaaatttcataaataaattggtaAATGTGGTGGGTggtaatttttcctcttcttttacatcaatttattgccatttttcaccaatttcataataacactttgaggtgattttaaagtgattttttaaagaaatttaatttattttatattgaaaataataaaattggtaaatgtaggttcttcaacaatttttaagaaaatacaaattaattcttcatcaACTTCTTTCATATTACTATgaggtgaattttttcttcttcatcaactatttgaagaaaatacaaattaaagggAATTTGTAAATGTGCGGTGGGTGGTTGCtgatggaaaatattcctccactttttttttataaaattaaaaatattttttgccatttttcaccaatttcataataacactttgaggtgatttttttcttcttcttcatcaacaacaattttgaagacattaaaattgaaagatgtaGTGGTTGATTGCCgatgaataatattaaataagaaaGGAAACATATTGACAATTTACAGACATTTTCCAATCTTATATTGgggaaatttctcttcttcaacaacaacaaccatGATGAATCTTATGgtaaaacaatatttattgaaaactatttttgcCTTTGTGATTTCTGCGGTTCTaacggaaatattttttaaataaacacaaTACGACCATGTTCTTTGGATAGTTGCAGATGGCacaattgaacattttttttaaaaatttatttggtgaAAGTTGAAGATGGTAACAATTTTAACACTTGAGGAAGAATTGTTTTCTGACTTCCTTGGGTGTAAATTCGAGGATCTGTAGCTTCTTCACTGCAATTTGGTCACTTTTACTGTTGCAAttggaaatgtttttatttaaatttttgtgtcagcaataatttttattttaacatccTTTTCATGGCTGCAGAGAGCATTGAAAGTTtcgaaatttaattctttcacaACAATTAACATTGATTCATCCATCTCCTCATAGGGTCCATGAAGCGAAATTTCACATTACATTTACCTCAAGCTCAAAAATACaattgaaaagc from Lutzomyia longipalpis isolate SR_M1_2022 chromosome 1, ASM2433408v1 encodes:
- the LOC129797846 gene encoding uncharacterized protein LOC129797846, translating into MKIFVALVTIALAIVGTSATNHCYVDVENTCSNNNPDDNLPNCNAIYAGFPHAQSALQEFTMMQIQSSFEYLLLSSKYNTHVKNRPGFAKKFRELSDRSWNNGIDLIKHITKRGGKMEFRKVEKPRHLFEHTLELDELHSVAIVLENEKFLAKSAHHIHHSVSHANHTNHSARYDAELAHHIEEKYFEDQAETIRKFSGYANDLKHFMQEKSQVALSLYLFDEYLQKE
- the LOC129797847 gene encoding ferritin subunit → MKHLFAIAILFSVAFVASADLKCSIDMPAVPTEWLDMFKKCIESMRDQIQKEVDASMTYLAMGAYFSRDTVNRPGFAKHFFEAASEERDHANKLIEYLLMRGGLNTFNETSMITDLIKVKLVENTKWNSGVEALKDALKLEAEVTESIRGVIKACEGDKNDYHLVDYLTGVFLEEQYHGQRELAGMISTLSKMMNTHGTIGEFLYDKTLLD